The Paenibacillus sp. G2S3 region TGACATTTAGGCTTCAGGAAGCCCGACTTACCCAAACTTTAAAGGTTACAAATCTCGGAGATCATCGAATTCCTTTTGGAATCGGTTATCACACATGGTTTATGATTGATGGAGAACCTGAGCGCTGGAATCTTAAACTCCCAGTAAATAGTATTTATGAACTGAACGATGAATTGCTCCCTAGCGGCGATCTAATTCCACTTGGTGATCTGGAAGCCTTGAACACCGGAATGAACATGCAGGGAACTAATTTTGATACCGCTCTACGTATTGGAGAAGAACAGCCCGTAGAAGCCTTATTATTACGAGATGATGGTTATGGCCTTCGTTATACTGCTGACGAGAATCTATTCCGTCACTGGGTGCTATATACCAAAGGACCAGCAGATCAATTTCTGTGCATTGAGCCCTATACATGGCTCGCGAATGCACCAAATGTATCCGACGATGCTTCCTTCACCGGTCTTTTAACGATAGAACCCGGTCAAAGTCAGAATCTATCCACCGTGCTGGAAATGATCTATCCTGAGATTTAAAGCAGATATACATTATATCGGTCTTCCTTTACGATTACGTAAGGGAAGACCGATTTTTTTTGTTTGATTCCTAGCAATTAAGAAGTTTATATCCTCACTTTTAATTCACTAAAAATTACCATCCTTAAAACCTTTCGAACGGATGCATGAATTAACCTCTTAGCGCTCATACTATCTTCACAACGGGCGAAGGAGGTGACACACATGGGTCAAGCAGGTCAAGGTCGTAGCAGTCGTTCCAATAACCTGGTCGTTCCTCAAGCAACTGCGGCATTGCAACAGTTGAAATATGAAGCAGCACAGGAGCTTGGAGTAACGATCCCAGCTGACGGTTATTACGGGAACTACACTTCTCGCGAAACTGGTTCTCTGGGCGGTTACATCACTAAACGTCTAGTACAACTGGCAGAACAACAACTGTCCGGTCGTCAGTAACAACGTTATCTTAAGTGTTTTATCCGGCTAGGGCGATATCAAGCCTAAAGCCGAGTAGCTTTTGAGCCCTCTCACACTTCTTTCTGAAGCTGTGGGAGGGTTTTTGATTTAAAAAAACATTTCAAATTTTATGTAAATAACGCTTAACCAAAAAATTGTTCGGAACTTTCCACATAGGCATTACGAGGCGATCGAATCATTAGATTCGCCATATTGTAATTGGACTCCAACGTAGCATCTACAATCACCATTCCCTGTCTGATGGCGAACTCATAAGAAATTTCACCATGCGTCCAACGCCGCTTGTATTTCAGACTTTCCAACGCCATTAGTCGAAAAGAAGACTGCTGCCCCTCTGTCATCCCTTCTTTCACATCAGTGAATCCCCCACTCCGTCCAGAAAGCGGATTATGTCGTATGCCGAATTTTCCGATCATGTTATTTCGTATTTGCACAAATACCGTTCCAGAAGTTAATCCCGATAATTCTTCCTGCAGCTCCTTAAACACCATATCCATCTGTCTCGCTAATGATAGTTGTTCTGTCTTAAGCATACTTTTCCTCCTAAAAGTTTTGTGAGCTTAGCTTCGTTCGAGTTCACTTCGTACAAAACTTGCTTCGTAAGCATTCACTTAGTTTTGTGAGCTTGCTTCATTCGAGTTCACTTCGTACAAAGCTGACTTCGTAAGCGCTTGCTTCATTTTGAGAGCTTAGCTAAGTGGTTTTTCTAGCACGCCTTATATAAGGCTTAAGACTCATTATAGGTTACTGATAAAGGGTAAACAACATTATTCGGAAAAATTGGGTTATTATCCCTATAGATGCGCAAAATCCATAGATTAATCGTATATTTATTTTTAAAAATCGTGTTTTTTCGACATTATACCATTAAAAAAAGCCCCTATATCAGGGGCTTTTGCGTATTCATACTGAAAATTAGTTGCTTTTTTTACCGTGAAATTTGTCTTACTTTAGACTTTTTTAAATTAAGTGCTCCGTCATCTCCAAGAACTCATTAATGTCAGCTACGATCAGATCTGTAGCACCTTGCCAGAAGTCCGGCTTCGTCAGATCCACACCCAGATGCTTAAGTACCAAATCCTCTAAAGTCATCACACCAGTATCTTGCAACAAGTTATCATATTTGTCTGCAAAGGAAGCTCCTTCTTGCAGAGCCAGTCGATACAAGCCTGTGCTGAACATGTAACCAACGGTATACGGGAAGTTATAGAACGGCACATCAGTGATATAAAAATGCAGCTTTGAAGCCCAGAAATGAGGATGGTATTCCGAAAGCACTCCACAGAAGGCTTCCTTCTGTGCTTCCACCATCAATTCAGACAGCTCCTCAGCATTCACAAGTCCTTCCTTACGTTTCTCATAAAAGCGAGTCTCGAACAAGAACCGTGCGTGAATGTTCATAAAGAAGGCCACGCTGTTCTGAATCTTCGTTTCAAGCAGCGCCAGCTTCTCTTCAGCGTTGCTAGCGGCTTTAACCTGAGCGTCAGACACAATGACCTCTGCGAAGGTTGAAGCGGTCTCAGCAACGTTCATGGCATAGTTCTGATTAAATACAGGTTGATCGTCCAGCAGATAAGAATGATAAGCATGTCCCAGCTCATGCGCCAAGGTTGAAACATTGGAAGTGGTGCCGCTATACGTCATGAATATCCGTGATTCCTTGCTCTCAGGGAAGGATGTACAGAAACCTCCAGGGCGTTTCCCCGGACGATCCTCAACCTCAATCCAGTTATTATCAAAAGCACGCTCTGCAAACTCGGCCATTTTCGGACTAAATTTGCGGAACTGGGTAACGATATCTTTAGCAGCCTGATCATATGGGATTTTACCTGAAGATTTGCCCACAGGCGCTTCGACATCGACCCATGAGAGAGCATCCAGTCCAAGCAGCTTTGCTTTTCGCTGAAGATAGGTCACGAGTGCAGGCTTGCTGTTCGTAATCACGTCCCACATCGCATTCAAAGTATCTTGTGACATCCGATTGATGCTCAGCGGATCTTTCAGAATATCTTCCCAACCTCTTCCTTTATAGAGCTTCAGACGGAAGCCTGCTAAGTGATTCAAGGTATCCGCACAGTTATCTGCTGCTTCGGTCCATGCTTCTTCCCATTTATGGAACATGGATTGACGTACTTTCGGATCTGGATCATCCAGCTTGTTAAAAGCTTGACCTGCGGAGAGCAGCTTTGTTCCTTCTTCATCCTCAAACGGGATCTTAATCGAGCTTACAATCGTATCATAGTGCCCGCTCCATCCATGATATCCGTCAACGGCTAGTTCTAGCGCTAAGCTTTCCAGCTCTGGACTCATCTTCTCACGGGCCAAGTCACGGCTCTCGCTCAGCACGAACGTTAATGGAGCAATCTCCGGACGTGCCATCCACTCTGCCCATACCTTGTCCGTAGTCTGACGAAGCACGTTACTGAATTGTGAGCTGATGCCTTCGAATCCGGCACGCATACTTGTCACTCGAGCCGCCAGTCTTACCGCACCCTTGTCCATTTGATTCTGAGCGCCCAGACAGTCTGCGAAGGAAGAGACCTCCACAAGTCTTCCTGAACAGCTCTGAAGCAGTTCTATAACCTCGTCCAGCGCCTTTGTAGACTCAACATCCGTTGGAGCTACAGCATTCTTCACCAGACCCTGTAAGGCTGTAATATCTTGTTCAAGATTCTTTAAAAAGCTTTCTAACTCAATAGAGGACGATCCTCCAGGAAATATGGAATCAAGTTCCCAAGTCAGTGATAATGATTGTTTCATGTCTTCTCACCATTCCTTTGCTCTCATTTGGTTTTCTTTGTAATTGACTTAACACCATGGTAAAGTGAATAACGATACCGGAACATTCATAGCCGATAAACTTTAGGAGGGCATCCATATGAAGCCACTACAAATTTCACCGGAAACAGCCATAACGTTATCCAAGCAACTAGGCGTTCCACTGGAACACTTGATGCATATGCCCCAACATATTTTGCTACAAAAAATAGCTGAGCTATCCAAAAAGCAGAATTCACCGCAAGCTGAGGATGGAAATAAAGAGTCTCCTTCTGGGATGGATTCACAATGATTCCTTTTAGTCATACCTGGCCTTATGACATTATTTTAGGCGATATGTATGTGCAGTATTGCCCTTTCTGCAGCTCGGAGAATGTTCTTCTCCCTATGAAGCCAAAAGAATTGCAAATCGTTCGTGACGGCAAGAAAAAACTACTTGTCTTCCCATGTTGCAGCGCCAGTCCCACAGTTGTAGATAACGACGGAGATTACCTCCTATTCGATCGGGCAGTCCGATAAATTGAAGGTCATCTAAATCCCAATCTTACCATTTTTATAAAGCGCAGACGAGAGCATTACTCTCTTCTGCGCTCTTTGTTGTTCGTGAAACTTTAAGAACCTGAAGGCAATCCCTCAGCATCAATATCTACAGCTTCGCCGCGCATTTGCTCTCTTAGCACAACCCACTGCTCCCTGGCAGCTCTTATCATCGCAGCATCCATAATCTTCTGATCATTAATCAGGCGGGAGAACCACATTACAGCCACAGAGAACTCTCCGATGCGCCGGTTAAGTTCGCCGATAAGATACATGAGCCGGGCATCATTGCCAGCTATTCCGTCTTTTTCGTATACCTTCACATATTCAGCTAATGAATAACGCAAAAAGCGTTGTTCCTGTTCCGTATTCCCTTGATAACGATACAACCAGGCAATGTGATGAAGCAGGCTTGCAATAATTCGATCCTTATCGTTAATACTTTGAGCGCATAAAAGCGCCAGTTTATAGGTCTCAAGTGCAGTTTCCCAGCTTCGTTTATCCCCAAAGTCACGGCTCTTCCATCGTTTTCCTACCTGTTCATTAAATGCCTTTCGCTGCAGATCCGTCAGCTTGTCCGCTGAATTTTCTGTAGAGGCAAACCCACAACTCGGGCAGACACGTACAACATAATAATCCGGATTCTCGTTTTTGTAATATGCGCAAAAATCAGCATCGCGGCGGATAGCCTTTTTCAGGCTAGGGCGTACGCGAGAGGTTGAAAATTCATGTTCACAATTGCAACATTTGACCTTAATAGAATATAGGGGTATTAAGTCTGGCAAGTACTCTCATTCCTTTCAGGATCAACCTGTCCCTTATTATTCCTGGGGCATGTTAACAAAATGATGTGCGGGACCTGCAAGGCGACTAAGCACGAAGGAACGTAGCGGCTCTTCTACGCCAGTTTCCACGAGCGCCTCTTTCATACACTGCAACCATTCTTCAGCACGTTCTGGAGTAATGGGAATATGCATATGCCTTGCTCTCATCATGGGATGTCCATGCAGTTCTGAATACAATGGGCCACCGCCAAAAAACTGTGTCAGGAATTGATACTGCTTCTCCAGAACAGGAGAAATATCTTCAGGAAATAACGGACCCAGCTGCGGATGAAGCTGCACTTTGGCATAGAACACTTCCACCAATCGATGTAGCGCCTCAGCTCCTCCTAGGTTCTCATATATACTCTCATTTGGATTCATTGAGGTTACCAGCTCTCTTCCATATTAATGAAACGTTTCTTACTTTATTATACCAAAAAAAAGCACGGCTGGGATATCCGTCGAAAGTGCCCCTAAACGCCAGAAAAAAGACGCTAAACTAAAGTTTAGCGCCTGGAGGTTATTGTCAGTAGGTCCGAAATTCTTCATCACCTGCAGGGACGAGAGAGACCCGGATCACATATACAAAAGCACAAACGAGAACTCCGGCTACAACGCTCATCGCCATCACTCCATCCCATTTATTCTTGTAACAGAGGGTGCATTTCTTATTTACATAATATCATATTCCGAGCGAAAAAGCACAGATTAATGTAACCGCTTCCTTTATTTTTTTTGTGCTGTTTGTCTTTCTTTTTGCATACATCTAACCATAGATCAGGAGGCGTTAATTATGACTTTTAAAAAGATTGGCGGCCCACTGCTGGGATTAACATTAGCGGGCTGTATGCTGCTGATGTTGCTTCATCCGGAGGCATCCCTTGGCGCAGCCTTACGAGGCCTGGCCATCTGGTGGGATGTGTTATTCCCCTCCCTATTTCCATTCTTCGTCATATCCGAAATCATGCTAGGCCTAGGGATCGTTCATCTCTTCGGTGCACTGCTCGATCCATTGATGCGCCCTCTTTTTGGTATACCAGGTAGCGGCGGGTTTGTCGCTGCGATGGGATATGTATCAGGATATCCTGTTGGCGCTAAATTAACCGCTAAGCTGCGGGAACAGAATCTGATTAGTAGAGTAGAGGGCGAACGATTAGTCGCTTTCACAACCTCCTCTGACCCAATCTTTCTGTTAGGTGCAGTATCGGTTGGTTTCTTTCGAGATGCATCGTTGGGGCTCATCCTAGCCCTCGCCCACTATGGGAGCGGTTTGATTGTTGGCTTGCTAATGTCGTTCCATGGACGCAAAGAACAGAGATCTCCGTCCCAAGACCCATCCTTAACTAGTTCTGCTGCCCCCTCTGTACCAGCCAAAAAAGGCTTTGGAAGAATACATGCAGCACTCCTTGCTATGGAGGAGGCACGGCGCAAAGATGGACGGAGCTTTGGGGAGCTATTAAAGGGCGCAATTCAGTCTTCACTAAAGCTTATTATTGTCG contains the following coding sequences:
- the ylbJ gene encoding sporulation integral membrane protein YlbJ, producing the protein MTFKKIGGPLLGLTLAGCMLLMLLHPEASLGAALRGLAIWWDVLFPSLFPFFVISEIMLGLGIVHLFGALLDPLMRPLFGIPGSGGFVAAMGYVSGYPVGAKLTAKLREQNLISRVEGERLVAFTTSSDPIFLLGAVSVGFFRDASLGLILALAHYGSGLIVGLLMSFHGRKEQRSPSQDPSLTSSAAPSVPAKKGFGRIHAALLAMEEARRKDGRSFGELLKGAIQSSLKLIIVVGGLVVFFNVLMELLARAGIMSSLFSMAGHLVSLVGGPPELAQALISGLFEVTIGARSAGEAASSIPLQFKVAAAAFILSWGGLSVHAQVASILNGTGLRYLPFLTARLIHAILASGLVLLLWNPVMKTGLSTAWVALPASVAFTPSASGFTASLALLSLLLTAAILVSLLVPTFMKMVRWMRRS
- a CDS encoding alpha/beta-type small acid-soluble spore protein: MGQAGQGRSSRSNNLVVPQATAALQQLKYEAAQELGVTIPADGYYGNYTSRETGSLGGYITKRLVQLAEQQLSGRQ
- a CDS encoding M3 family oligoendopeptidase, whose translation is MKQSLSLTWELDSIFPGGSSSIELESFLKNLEQDITALQGLVKNAVAPTDVESTKALDEVIELLQSCSGRLVEVSSFADCLGAQNQMDKGAVRLAARVTSMRAGFEGISSQFSNVLRQTTDKVWAEWMARPEIAPLTFVLSESRDLAREKMSPELESLALELAVDGYHGWSGHYDTIVSSIKIPFEDEEGTKLLSAGQAFNKLDDPDPKVRQSMFHKWEEAWTEAADNCADTLNHLAGFRLKLYKGRGWEDILKDPLSINRMSQDTLNAMWDVITNSKPALVTYLQRKAKLLGLDALSWVDVEAPVGKSSGKIPYDQAAKDIVTQFRKFSPKMAEFAERAFDNNWIEVEDRPGKRPGGFCTSFPESKESRIFMTYSGTTSNVSTLAHELGHAYHSYLLDDQPVFNQNYAMNVAETASTFAEVIVSDAQVKAASNAEEKLALLETKIQNSVAFFMNIHARFLFETRFYEKRKEGLVNAEELSELMVEAQKEAFCGVLSEYHPHFWASKLHFYITDVPFYNFPYTVGYMFSTGLYRLALQEGASFADKYDNLLQDTGVMTLEDLVLKHLGVDLTKPDFWQGATDLIVADINEFLEMTEHLI
- a CDS encoding globin — encoded protein: MNPNESIYENLGGAEALHRLVEVFYAKVQLHPQLGPLFPEDISPVLEKQYQFLTQFFGGGPLYSELHGHPMMRARHMHIPITPERAEEWLQCMKEALVETGVEEPLRSFVLSRLAGPAHHFVNMPQE
- a CDS encoding O-methyltransferase, coding for MLKTEQLSLARQMDMVFKELQEELSGLTSGTVFVQIRNNMIGKFGIRHNPLSGRSGGFTDVKEGMTEGQQSSFRLMALESLKYKRRWTHGEISYEFAIRQGMVIVDATLESNYNMANLMIRSPRNAYVESSEQFFG
- a CDS encoding YycC family protein codes for the protein MKPLQISPETAITLSKQLGVPLEHLMHMPQHILLQKIAELSKKQNSPQAEDGNKESPSGMDSQ
- a CDS encoding DUF2225 domain-containing protein — protein: MPDLIPLYSIKVKCCNCEHEFSTSRVRPSLKKAIRRDADFCAYYKNENPDYYVVRVCPSCGFASTENSADKLTDLQRKAFNEQVGKRWKSRDFGDKRSWETALETYKLALLCAQSINDKDRIIASLLHHIAWLYRYQGNTEQEQRFLRYSLAEYVKVYEKDGIAGNDARLMYLIGELNRRIGEFSVAVMWFSRLINDQKIMDAAMIRAAREQWVVLREQMRGEAVDIDAEGLPSGS
- a CDS encoding aldose 1-epimerase — its product is MKQVTKGQWGGYDTYILHSRELEVTLLPRLGNNVISLFDVKKQREILRRPDESDQAFFMQKPYHFGMPLLIPPGRIRKGQFQFEGTSYQFDQNTANDNHIHGLHRTQAWCVSDIEEDEDGCAVTTEFRTEDDPHWMEQFPIPLKFEMTFRLQEARLTQTLKVTNLGDHRIPFGIGYHTWFMIDGEPERWNLKLPVNSIYELNDELLPSGDLIPLGDLEALNTGMNMQGTNFDTALRIGEEQPVEALLLRDDGYGLRYTADENLFRHWVLYTKGPADQFLCIEPYTWLANAPNVSDDASFTGLLTIEPGQSQNLSTVLEMIYPEI